The proteins below come from a single Oncorhynchus tshawytscha isolate Ot180627B linkage group LG22, Otsh_v2.0, whole genome shotgun sequence genomic window:
- the LOC112222071 gene encoding immunoglobulin superfamily member 21-like isoform X2, with translation MGTRPRAADIVDGTLSTIYRLKNRWSVNLTTRTGKMTCYLTVTLEPLPPVVIGDTVTLKCNFMTDGNLREIVWFRVTEGGSAKQKIFTYDAMTNTNFSHMEDFRRREDLVYQSTVRLPEVQMDDDGPYECHVGIYDKASRDRVVLASGSIVLTVMVPPKSISVVAADCLAPFSRYDTQNFTLVCIIMGGKPAPMVYFKRDGELIEVDPSIMEGGGGKSQGRGQAGLRISRPPISRDLDDTKLKKSLSLLDQGKPPRLDHDTPGKGGMGKMVGARREPGSLEGSEPSPTTPEVIPETVVSREFPRWMQSTDPLYYFQHRRQVSSDGTMEVRAMLTWSLNPQLDNDALYSCEVKHPALSMPMQAEVTLSAPSGPKLSMTPGKAKVGDTVRITVQGLQISSTGNMVFPEPLFTWTRVGGPLLDGREDHIGRELVLERVPAKLNGSMFRCTAQNPLGSTDTYTRLIVFENPRLKKGRHNFVVDAAYCNEGLGLTTMVLMLALTWEMT, from the exons GCTATTTAACTGTCACTCTTGAGCCTCTCCCTCCCGTTGTCATTGGAGACACGGTAACGCTCAAGTGCAATTTCATGACAGATGGCAACCTGCGAGAGATTGTGTGGTTTCGG GTGACAGAGGGTGGCAGTGCCAAGCAGAAGATCTTCACCTATGATGCCATGACCAACACCAACTTCTCCCATATGGAGGACTTCCGCAGACGAGAAGACTTGGTCTACCAATCAACTGTCCG GCTCCCTGAGGTCCAGATGGATGATGATGGGCCTTATGAGTGCCACGTGGGGATCTACGACAAGGCCTCTAGAGACAGGGTGGTCTTAGCCTCTGGCAGCATCGTGCTCACTGTCATGG TTCCTCCTAAGTCCATTTCTGTAGTGGCAGCAGACTGCCTGGCCCCCTTCAGTCGCTATGACACCCAGAACTTCACTCTAGTCTGCATCATCATGGGAGGAAAGCCAGCCCCTATG GTGTACTTCAAGCGTGACGGCGAGCTGATCGAGGTGGACCCCTCTATTATGGAGGGTGGCGGGGGAAAATCCCAGGGCAGGGGCCAGGCAGGGCTACGGATCTCTAGGCCCCCGATCAGTAGAGACCTGGATGACACCAAGCTGAAGAAGTCCCTCTCCCTGCTTGACCAGGGGAAGCCACCCCGTCTGGACCATGACACCCCTgggaaaggagggatggggaagatGGTAGGGGCCAGGAGGGAGCCAGGAAGTCTGGAGGGGTCTGAACCCAGCCCCACCACCCCGGAGGTGATCCCAGAGACAGTGGTAAGCCGGGAGTTCCCTCGCTGGATGCAGAGCACTGACCCGCTCTACTACTTCCAGCACCGGCGGCAGGTGTCCAGCGACGGCACCATGGAGGTCAGAGCCATGCTCACCTGGAGCCTCAACCCCCAGCTGGACAACGACGCCCTGTACAGCTGCGAGGTCAAGCACCCAGCTCTGTCCATGCCCATGCAGGCTGAGGTCACTCTGT CTGCTCCCAGTGGCCCCAAACTGTCCATGACGCCTGGTAAGGCTAAAGTAGGGGACACTGTCCGCATTACAGTTCAGGGCCTCCAGATCTCATCCACTGGG AACATGGTGTTCCCCGAGCCATTGTTCACCTGGACCAGAGTGGGAGGTCCTCTGCTGGACGGGAGAGAGGATCATATTGGGAGGGAGCTGGTGCTGGAGCGAGTACCGGCCAAGCTCAACGGCTCCATGTTTCGATGCACTGCCCAGAACCCTCTGGGctccacagacacatacacacggcTTATCGTGTTTG AGAACCCCAGACTTAAGAAGGGGAGACACAATTTTGTTG TAGATGCAGCCTATTGCAATGAGGGACTGGGGCTGACCACCATGGTGCTAATGTTAGCCCTGACATGGGAGATGACGTGA